From Acidimicrobiia bacterium, the proteins below share one genomic window:
- a CDS encoding permease produces MTSGTAVEPRARRRIPGFEIVVLTVVGAVLLRPLLAPWFDGPVVQTWSTLFVSTMLQATPFLALGVAFAAAIAAFVPAERLTRVLPKNRVAAVVTGGCAGVLLPGCECGAVPISGRLVSGGALPGAALAFMLAAPAINPVVLVSTAVAFPGRPGLVIARFAASLVAAVVMGLIALRFDPKRLIERAMKRSHIGDSRWETFASTARHDFLQAGGFLVLGAAAAAAIQVFVPRSWLTGIGEVELLAIAVMAILAIVLSICSEADAFVAASFTQVSPTAQLTFMVVGPAVDLKLASMQVGVFGSRFASRFAPMTAVVATASAALFGMWLL; encoded by the coding sequence ATGACCTCAGGTACCGCGGTCGAGCCGCGTGCCCGCCGCCGGATCCCCGGATTCGAGATCGTCGTCCTAACGGTGGTGGGGGCGGTCCTGTTGCGTCCGTTGCTGGCACCATGGTTCGACGGACCGGTCGTCCAGACATGGTCCACCCTCTTTGTATCGACAATGCTTCAGGCGACGCCGTTCCTCGCGCTCGGGGTGGCGTTCGCTGCGGCGATCGCCGCCTTCGTGCCCGCCGAGCGCCTCACCAGGGTCCTACCCAAGAATCGGGTGGCCGCAGTGGTCACCGGCGGATGTGCCGGTGTCTTGCTTCCCGGATGCGAATGTGGCGCGGTCCCGATATCGGGTCGTCTGGTCTCCGGTGGGGCGCTTCCGGGGGCGGCGCTCGCCTTCATGCTGGCTGCACCGGCGATCAACCCCGTGGTACTCGTCTCGACCGCGGTCGCTTTCCCCGGCCGGCCCGGATTGGTCATTGCTCGCTTCGCCGCCTCTCTCGTCGCCGCCGTGGTGATGGGCTTGATCGCCCTCCGCTTCGATCCCAAGCGGCTCATCGAGCGGGCAATGAAACGCAGCCACATCGGTGACTCCCGCTGGGAAACCTTTGCGAGCACGGCGCGGCACGATTTTCTCCAGGCCGGCGGCTTCCTCGTATTGGGAGCGGCAGCAGCCGCGGCGATCCAAGTATTCGTGCCGCGATCCTGGCTCACCGGAATCGGCGAGGTCGAACTCCTCGCAATCGCGGTGATGGCGATCCTCGCCATCGTGCTGTCGATCTGCTCGGAAGCAGACGCCTTCGTGGCCGCCAGCTTCACCCAGGTCTCGCCCACGGCCCAACTCACCTTCATGGTGGTGGGCCCGGCAGTCGACCTGAAGCTGGCATCGATGCAGGTGGGAGTCTTCGGCTCGCGGTTCGCCTCGCGCTTCGCCCCAATGACCGCCGTGGTTGCCACCGCCTCGGCGGCGCTGTTCGGGATGTGGTTGCTGTGA
- a CDS encoding NAD(P)-dependent alcohol dehydrogenase has protein sequence MRAIIRKRFGGPSVLEFAELPLPVPNDDQLLVRVAATSLNRADWYAMVGRPLVGRPSMGWRRPKSERLGTDYSGVVEEVGKNVSGFQVDDEVFGGRDGALAEYITPRHDRAVVRKPAGITHEQAAAIPVAAITALQALRDHGGVQPGERVLINGASGGVGSFAVQIAKAFGADVTAVCGPRGLEAARAGGADRVVDYSSEDSTRLDMKFDLVIDIAGNRSWRQLRRVLTPRARVIVVGGRMGGVIGPLGHVLRIKLRGMFSRRQAKFFIAKFNKPDMETLRDMLADGRVRPVIDRTFRFDEFEGAFRYLGEGHPQGKVVLSLGQPGA, from the coding sequence ATGAGGGCGATCATCCGCAAGCGCTTCGGGGGACCAAGCGTGCTCGAGTTCGCCGAGTTGCCCCTCCCCGTCCCGAACGACGACCAATTGCTCGTCCGGGTCGCAGCCACCTCGCTCAATCGGGCTGATTGGTACGCCATGGTCGGCCGGCCTTTGGTGGGGCGGCCGTCGATGGGGTGGCGGCGCCCGAAGAGCGAGCGCCTCGGCACCGACTACTCCGGCGTGGTGGAAGAGGTCGGCAAGAACGTCTCCGGTTTCCAGGTCGACGACGAAGTGTTCGGCGGCCGCGATGGCGCACTGGCGGAGTACATCACTCCGCGCCACGACCGGGCCGTAGTGCGAAAGCCGGCCGGGATCACCCACGAGCAGGCGGCAGCCATCCCGGTGGCGGCGATCACCGCGCTGCAGGCGCTGCGCGATCACGGTGGGGTGCAACCCGGTGAGCGGGTTCTCATCAACGGCGCCTCGGGCGGGGTGGGTTCCTTCGCTGTCCAGATCGCCAAGGCCTTTGGTGCTGATGTGACCGCGGTATGCGGTCCCCGCGGGCTGGAGGCGGCTCGGGCCGGTGGAGCGGATCGCGTCGTGGACTACTCGAGCGAGGACTCCACCCGGCTCGACATGAAGTTCGACCTGGTGATCGACATCGCCGGCAACCGGTCATGGCGGCAGTTGCGCCGGGTTCTCACCCCGAGGGCTCGGGTGATAGTGGTGGGTGGTCGCATGGGCGGGGTGATCGGCCCGCTCGGTCACGTGCTTCGGATCAAACTCCGCGGCATGTTCAGCAGGCGCCAGGCGAAGTTCTTCATCGCCAAGTTCAACAAGCCCGACATGGAGACACTGCGCGACATGCTCGCCGACGGTCGGGTCCGTCCGGTGATCGATCGCACCTTTCGCTTCGACGAGTTCGAGGGGGCGTTCCGATACCTGGGTGAGGGCCATCCCCAGGGGAAGGTCGTCTTGTCACTCGGACAGCCCGGCGCGTGA
- a CDS encoding TetR/AcrR family transcriptional regulator C-terminal domain-containing protein, whose translation MRREPLSREQVVSAALAIADQHGVELLTMRRLGKSLGVEAMSLYNHVANKADLIAAMLDTVVGEYRLPSPQEDWKATLRAAAASANKALLHHPWAPTLLLSFGAMPGPNWMQWSESLLATARRAGFSVEMAHHAFHALEGHIGGQSMRQVNFRPAPGELEGLAADFLSGVDTEQYPFLIEHIQGHLHNDYSATTSFEFGLDLILDGLERILASGR comes from the coding sequence ATGCGTCGGGAACCGTTGAGCCGGGAGCAGGTGGTCTCCGCGGCGCTGGCGATCGCCGACCAACACGGCGTCGAACTCCTGACCATGCGGCGGCTTGGTAAGTCGCTCGGCGTCGAGGCGATGTCCCTCTACAACCACGTTGCCAACAAGGCAGATCTGATCGCGGCGATGCTCGATACGGTGGTCGGGGAGTACCGATTGCCTTCGCCTCAGGAGGATTGGAAGGCCACGCTGCGGGCGGCGGCCGCTTCCGCCAACAAGGCGCTGTTGCATCACCCGTGGGCGCCGACGCTCCTTCTCAGCTTCGGCGCAATGCCCGGGCCGAACTGGATGCAGTGGTCGGAGTCACTGCTGGCCACGGCCCGCCGGGCCGGGTTCTCCGTAGAGATGGCCCACCATGCGTTCCACGCCCTCGAGGGACACATTGGCGGCCAGTCGATGCGCCAGGTCAACTTCCGTCCCGCACCGGGGGAGTTGGAAGGACTCGCGGCCGACTTCCTGTCCGGGGTCGACACGGAGCAGTACCCATTCCTGATCGAACACATCCAGGGCCACCTGCACAACGACTACTCGGCCACGACCAGCTTCGAGTTCGGGCTGGACCTGATCCTCGACGGCTTGGAGCGGATCCTGGCGTCCGGCCGATAG
- a CDS encoding SLC13 family permease: protein MTVVVGFLLAAVALLTVGHRKVRPLVAVGAPTVVALIFGVVTTDEARASIDPLIEPVLFLVFAVPLAIQLDRVGFFDAAAGRVAAGHRLRPSLWVFAAAVTTVFNLDAAIVLLTPLYVRIAYRHGLDPLLTAFQPVLLAALASSALPVSNLTNLIVAAETGASFGEFLLYLGLPSLVATVVGWMMFRRSQLSATIPVVLEAERGDPRPLRIGGSVVVWLLVGFTAGDVLGIPAWMVVASALVLLSVGTRTLPVRGIPIDAIGVVLGLGVLAGAAPAHLGLGILLGGEGAIAEARALAVGIVGSDIVNNLPMLIAGLPHVEGGTAWALLLGTNLGPVLWLSGSLAGLLWLDIVRRLGLQVTPLQYARVGWRVGLPAIAAATPVLLVISRLAG, encoded by the coding sequence GTGACGGTGGTGGTCGGCTTCCTGCTGGCGGCAGTGGCCCTGCTCACCGTAGGCCATCGCAAGGTCCGACCCCTGGTGGCGGTCGGGGCGCCGACGGTCGTGGCACTGATTTTCGGCGTAGTCACCACCGATGAGGCGAGGGCCTCGATCGACCCGCTGATCGAACCGGTGCTCTTTCTTGTCTTTGCCGTTCCGCTGGCCATCCAACTCGATCGAGTTGGCTTCTTCGATGCGGCTGCGGGACGGGTGGCGGCGGGTCATCGATTGAGGCCATCGCTGTGGGTGTTCGCGGCGGCGGTGACCACTGTGTTCAACCTCGACGCCGCGATCGTGCTCCTCACGCCGCTGTACGTACGGATTGCCTACCGCCACGGACTCGATCCTCTGCTGACGGCGTTTCAGCCCGTTCTTCTGGCGGCGCTGGCATCCAGCGCTCTGCCGGTCTCGAACCTGACCAACCTCATCGTCGCCGCGGAGACCGGTGCGTCGTTCGGAGAGTTCCTGCTGTACCTCGGACTCCCATCCCTGGTGGCCACGGTGGTTGGGTGGATGATGTTTCGCCGCAGCCAACTCTCCGCGACGATTCCAGTGGTGCTCGAGGCCGAGCGCGGAGATCCGCGGCCCCTCCGAATCGGCGGCTCGGTCGTCGTGTGGCTTCTCGTGGGATTCACTGCGGGCGACGTCCTGGGGATTCCCGCGTGGATGGTGGTTGCTTCGGCTCTGGTGCTGCTCTCGGTGGGGACGAGAACGCTGCCCGTCCGTGGAATCCCTATCGATGCCATCGGCGTCGTGCTCGGGTTGGGAGTACTCGCCGGCGCCGCTCCGGCGCACCTGGGGCTGGGGATTCTGCTCGGCGGCGAAGGTGCGATCGCTGAGGCCCGAGCGCTCGCGGTGGGGATCGTGGGGTCCGACATCGTCAACAACCTGCCGATGCTCATCGCCGGGCTGCCTCACGTCGAAGGGGGCACCGCCTGGGCCCTCTTGCTCGGCACCAATCTGGGTCCGGTGTTGTGGCTGAGCGGCTCGTTGGCGGGCCTGCTCTGGCTCGACATCGTTCGCCGCCTCGGTCTGCAGGTGACCCCGCTCCAGTACGCCCGGGTGGGATGGAGGGTGGGGCTCCCGGCGATCGCCGCCGCAACCCCGGTGCTGCTGGTCATCTCGAGGCTGGCGGGTTGA
- the hemH gene encoding ferrochelatase produces the protein MIGRPTGVLLLQLGTPASPSTSDVRRYLREFLSDRRVLDMSAPARALLLNAVILPFRPRRSAEAYRKIWTDQGSPLTIHTEALSAAVQDLLGERYRVEFGMRYQSPSIESAVDSLTASGCDRIVILPLFPQYASASGGSAVEKAMEVIGARWNLPEVTALGAFYDEPGYLTAVAEVAKPLLDDFAPDHVLFSYHGLPEKQIRKSDASSSWCLASSSCCDQMLDANRFCYRAQCYATTRGLVAALGIGDGAFSTAFQSRLAGQKWIEPYTDKVLPALYEGGVRRLAVLTPSFTADCLETIEEIGIRGRSQWGSLGHGDFLLVPCVNASPAWAATVAGMVRRAAQFPR, from the coding sequence ATGATCGGACGCCCGACGGGAGTGCTATTGCTGCAGTTGGGGACGCCGGCGTCGCCGTCGACCTCGGATGTTCGCCGCTATCTCCGCGAGTTCCTTTCGGACCGCCGGGTTCTCGACATGTCAGCCCCTGCCCGAGCCCTCCTCTTGAATGCAGTGATCCTGCCGTTCCGGCCGCGGCGCTCGGCAGAGGCCTACCGCAAGATCTGGACCGATCAGGGGTCACCGCTCACCATCCACACCGAGGCACTGTCCGCCGCGGTTCAGGACTTGCTCGGCGAGCGCTACCGGGTGGAGTTCGGGATGAGGTACCAGAGTCCGTCGATCGAGTCGGCAGTGGACTCGCTCACCGCGAGCGGGTGTGACCGGATCGTCATCCTCCCGCTCTTTCCACAGTACGCCTCGGCGTCCGGTGGCTCGGCAGTCGAGAAGGCAATGGAGGTGATCGGTGCCCGGTGGAACCTCCCGGAGGTGACCGCCCTCGGAGCCTTCTACGACGAGCCGGGCTATCTGACCGCGGTCGCCGAGGTGGCGAAGCCACTACTTGACGACTTCGCGCCGGATCATGTCCTCTTCAGCTACCACGGGCTCCCGGAGAAGCAGATCCGCAAGAGCGATGCGTCTTCCTCCTGGTGCCTGGCGTCGTCGTCGTGCTGTGATCAGATGCTCGATGCCAACCGGTTCTGTTACCGGGCCCAGTGCTACGCCACCACGCGGGGCCTTGTTGCCGCACTCGGAATCGGGGACGGCGCGTTCTCGACCGCGTTCCAGTCGCGGCTCGCCGGACAGAAATGGATCGAGCCCTACACCGACAAGGTGCTGCCGGCGCTGTACGAGGGGGGCGTCCGCAGGCTTGCCGTGCTCACTCCGTCGTTCACCGCCGACTGCCTCGAGACGATCGAGGAGATCGGCATCCGTGGCCGCAGTCAGTGGGGAAGCCTCGGTCACGGCGACTTCCTGCTGGTCCCGTGCGTCAACGCCTCGCCGGCCTGGGCCGCGACGGTGGCCGGGATGGTTCGCCGGGCGGCTCAGTTCCCGCGTTGA
- a CDS encoding DUF222 domain-containing protein: MFDRERQPIPPGLDQMRPGPALAGFLATIDVNEVSGHDRVVVLRAQQRMASHFQGQVYAAMVSVAEHMEEEPFADDPKLAWEASATEIRCALRLTRRAAETALELALGIKRLPAVRAALVAGDIDPRRAGAIVHGTSHLDETSARRVVAAVIGDAPGLTTGELAARIRRLAIEVDPDTAREHYEESIAERRVVTEGSTDGTAHLLGLDLPPDRVAAIARRIDRIARSLNRQGDERSMDQLRADVFLDLLSGLKRDQRGGSVDLHVDLETLARLAETPGDLAGFGPVIADIARQVAEAQSGGEWRFTLSDPSTGLPIHNGTTRRRPSTAQRRTVEARDRTCIFPGCRMPATRCDLDHRVPWAEEKRTSVGGLDAGCRHDHVTNRHRVGWRHVPLPGGDHLWISPLGHRYTKSGKPP; the protein is encoded by the coding sequence ATGTTCGATAGAGAACGCCAGCCGATTCCTCCGGGGCTCGACCAGATGCGGCCGGGTCCGGCACTCGCCGGATTCCTCGCCACCATCGATGTCAACGAGGTGTCCGGCCACGACAGGGTGGTCGTGCTGCGGGCCCAGCAACGGATGGCTTCTCACTTTCAGGGCCAGGTCTATGCGGCCATGGTCTCGGTCGCCGAGCATATGGAGGAAGAGCCTTTTGCTGACGATCCGAAGTTGGCCTGGGAGGCATCGGCAACAGAGATTCGGTGCGCGCTCCGCCTCACCCGTCGGGCGGCCGAGACGGCGCTCGAACTTGCCCTCGGCATCAAACGCCTTCCGGCGGTCCGGGCGGCCCTGGTCGCCGGGGACATCGACCCGCGGAGGGCAGGGGCGATCGTCCACGGCACCTCCCATCTCGACGAAACTTCCGCCCGGCGAGTCGTAGCCGCGGTAATCGGTGACGCCCCGGGGCTGACCACCGGCGAGCTAGCGGCGCGGATCCGTCGTCTGGCCATCGAGGTGGACCCTGATACCGCCCGGGAGCACTACGAGGAGTCGATCGCCGAGCGCCGGGTCGTCACTGAAGGTTCGACCGACGGCACCGCGCACCTCCTGGGACTCGACCTGCCGCCGGACCGGGTCGCCGCTATCGCCCGCCGCATCGACCGGATCGCCAGGAGCCTGAACCGGCAGGGCGACGAACGCAGCATGGACCAACTGCGGGCCGATGTCTTCCTCGACCTTCTCTCCGGTCTCAAGCGCGACCAGCGGGGTGGATCCGTCGATCTCCATGTCGATCTCGAGACCCTTGCTCGCCTCGCCGAGACGCCGGGCGACCTCGCCGGATTCGGCCCGGTGATAGCCGACATCGCCCGCCAGGTGGCGGAGGCCCAGTCGGGCGGCGAGTGGCGTTTCACCCTCTCCGATCCGAGTACCGGCCTCCCGATTCACAATGGCACCACCCGCCGCCGCCCCTCCACTGCGCAGCGTCGGACGGTCGAGGCCCGCGATCGCACCTGCATCTTTCCGGGATGCCGCATGCCGGCCACCCGGTGCGACCTCGACCACCGCGTCCCGTGGGCGGAGGAGAAGCGAACCTCGGTCGGCGGGCTCGACGCGGGGTGCAGGCACGACCACGTGACCAACCGCCACCGGGTCGGGTGGAGGCACGTGCCCCTACCCGGCGGCGATCACCTCTGGATCAGCCCGCTCGGGCACCGGTACACCAAGAGCGGGAAGCCGCCCTAA
- a CDS encoding MFS transporter, with protein sequence MSDPSTSTPIGHQGAPPAIRRRLTGVLFAGVGIGRTGYIAAVTVTTLVAKDLLGSATLAGLPGAVAVLGSALGGSRLSALMDRRGRRQGMITGYSLVVLGAGVAAFATAIGSFPLLVVALAVFGFGSSADNLARYAAADLNPPHRQGSAIAFVVWAGTIGSVLGPSLLAPSEAFSRLIHIEELAGGFLLAAVAGGIALLVVGSMLRPDPLEFADRGEPNAPSRAVGGASPTVRIAVASLAVGQVVMVLIMAMTPIHVRDHGHSLSTVGLIISAHTLGMFAMSPLTGAMADRIGRLPVILTGHGILALAAVMGAVADEHATGLLTAALFLLGLGWNFSFVAGSALLTEGAAPARRVRLQGVGDAVLWTSGAIASLSSGLLLAASSFAVLCLVGAALTVVPVLVILRERFAGRRPAPDAVV encoded by the coding sequence ATGTCCGACCCCTCCACCTCGACTCCGATCGGACACCAGGGGGCTCCTCCCGCCATTCGCCGCCGCCTCACTGGGGTGCTGTTCGCCGGGGTCGGCATCGGCCGGACCGGCTATATCGCCGCGGTCACGGTCACGACTCTGGTGGCCAAGGACCTTCTTGGCTCGGCGACCCTGGCCGGTCTCCCCGGAGCGGTGGCGGTGCTCGGCTCGGCACTTGGCGGGTCACGGCTTTCTGCACTTATGGATCGACGGGGCCGCCGACAAGGGATGATCACCGGCTACTCACTGGTGGTGCTCGGCGCCGGAGTTGCCGCGTTCGCCACCGCCATCGGCTCCTTCCCGCTGCTGGTGGTGGCGCTCGCCGTATTCGGGTTCGGATCCAGCGCCGACAATCTGGCCCGGTACGCCGCTGCCGACCTCAACCCGCCGCATCGTCAGGGTTCGGCGATCGCGTTCGTGGTGTGGGCGGGCACCATCGGCTCGGTGTTGGGGCCGTCCCTACTGGCACCGAGTGAAGCCTTTAGTCGGTTGATCCATATCGAGGAGTTGGCCGGTGGCTTCCTCCTCGCCGCGGTTGCCGGAGGGATCGCTCTGCTGGTCGTCGGGAGCATGTTGCGGCCCGATCCACTGGAGTTCGCCGACCGGGGCGAGCCAAATGCGCCCTCACGGGCCGTGGGGGGCGCCTCGCCCACGGTGCGCATCGCGGTGGCCTCGCTTGCCGTCGGCCAGGTGGTGATGGTGCTGATAATGGCGATGACCCCGATCCATGTGCGTGACCACGGCCACAGCCTCTCCACCGTGGGCTTGATCATCTCTGCCCACACGCTGGGGATGTTCGCGATGTCGCCGTTGACCGGAGCAATGGCCGACCGTATCGGTCGGCTTCCCGTGATCCTCACCGGTCACGGAATCCTCGCGCTAGCCGCGGTCATGGGCGCAGTCGCCGACGAGCACGCCACCGGGTTGCTGACCGCGGCGCTCTTCTTGCTGGGCCTGGGTTGGAACTTCTCCTTCGTCGCCGGAAGCGCCCTGCTCACCGAAGGCGCCGCACCGGCCCGACGGGTCCGGCTGCAGGGGGTGGGTGATGCGGTCCTGTGGACCTCGGGAGCGATCGCCAGCCTGTCGTCCGGCCTGCTGCTGGCGGCGAGCAGCTTCGCGGTGCTGTGCCTGGTGGGAGCGGCGCTGACGGTCGTTCCGGTCCTGGTGATCCTCCGCGAGCGATTCGCCGGACGCCGACCGGCACCCGACGCGGTCGTGTAG
- a CDS encoding tetratricopeptide repeat protein → MVDSTDRYDRLRGPDGAPRARSTPRRPTPPTGTVTFLFTDLEGSTRMWERDPAGTGAAIAGHERLLRGVVGASSGVVVKGTGDGVLAVFSSANDALAAAVEIQLEVGRVGMARSRVALHTGEAEARDGDYYGVALNRCQRVMSIGHGGQILLTLATEEVLTRPLPDGVVLIEVGRHRLRDVSEPMLLFQVTHPGLRSDFPPLRSSETFAHNLPVRLTDFVGRQRELAEGAQAIRDSRLTTFTGIGGGGKSRLGLEVATAVLDEFPGGVWLVELAPITEAALVPRAIAQVLGVPEEPGRSLLDSIGFRLGQAPVLVVLDNCEHLVEASALAADHLLRSVPGLRILATSREKLGVPGEKIYVVPPMSVPDEDEARSAVAAMDHDAVRLFAKRAALAEPGFMVVDQNSVDVSRICRLVDGIPLAIELAAGRVGSLTVIQVADRLEGRLELLGGGSRTGEHRHQTMLAALEWSYELLSGEERGLLAQLATFRGSFELAQVEAICRVEGDGEVLGTVMALVEKSLLTHDPATGRYRLLEPVRRYAWDKLVESGKDQALARSHALFFADLVDDASDVGLTARLNRLEQEHDNVRAALRWSLETADGDLALRIGSATWDFWKLRGHLAEGLSWLERGLDASHEAPPAVRARALRGAGDLANGQGDVARARRYLEQSLLLAEELGDDAGAAESLTRLAAIPHREGRLVEATHLYEEALARERRGDDPSRVGHILASLALLSEDQGHSDQAETYAAEALLTRRKTDDIYVAADAQLALGEIRINRGDHEAAREALDSALSEARKAGFPDVIGWATAYLGKLALSEGRIEDGERLLSESLAMFQRLGLPVAAAWAMRHLGRGVLELGDVTRAEALLREALHISLAQVRPDVPLVLQAIVELEVRRGSLEKAATLSGAAEATRKQMGLKLPTREQAAAEAATDELRTQLGAERFEYLAERGAAMSLEEACAHAGEW, encoded by the coding sequence GTGGTCGACTCAACAGATCGTTATGACCGCTTACGAGGACCCGACGGCGCACCGCGGGCTCGATCCACGCCGCGTCGTCCCACGCCGCCGACGGGCACCGTCACTTTCCTCTTCACCGACCTCGAGGGGTCAACTCGAATGTGGGAGCGGGACCCCGCCGGCACCGGCGCCGCGATCGCCGGCCACGAGCGGTTGCTACGCGGAGTGGTGGGTGCCAGCTCGGGAGTCGTGGTGAAGGGGACCGGCGATGGAGTTCTCGCGGTCTTCTCGTCGGCGAACGACGCCCTGGCCGCCGCGGTCGAGATTCAACTCGAGGTGGGCCGCGTCGGCATGGCGAGATCCCGGGTCGCCCTTCACACTGGTGAGGCCGAAGCCCGTGACGGCGACTACTACGGCGTTGCACTGAACCGCTGTCAGCGGGTCATGTCGATCGGGCACGGCGGACAGATCCTCCTCACCCTGGCCACCGAGGAGGTTCTCACTCGACCCTTGCCTGACGGTGTCGTTCTCATCGAGGTTGGTCGCCACCGTCTCCGGGACGTATCCGAGCCGATGCTCTTGTTCCAGGTGACCCATCCGGGGCTGCGGTCCGACTTTCCCCCGCTCCGCTCATCGGAGACCTTCGCCCACAATCTTCCGGTCCGGCTCACCGACTTCGTGGGGCGACAGCGCGAACTCGCTGAGGGAGCACAGGCAATACGCGACTCTCGCCTGACTACGTTCACAGGAATCGGCGGAGGTGGGAAGAGCCGCCTCGGCCTGGAGGTGGCCACTGCCGTCCTCGACGAGTTTCCCGGAGGGGTGTGGCTGGTGGAGCTTGCGCCAATCACTGAAGCGGCGTTGGTTCCCAGAGCCATCGCCCAAGTGCTCGGCGTCCCCGAGGAGCCGGGCCGAAGCCTGTTGGATTCGATTGGCTTTCGGCTGGGGCAGGCACCTGTTCTTGTGGTCCTCGACAATTGCGAGCATCTCGTTGAGGCGAGCGCCCTTGCTGCTGATCATCTCCTTCGCAGCGTTCCCGGGCTCCGGATACTGGCCACCAGCCGGGAGAAGCTTGGCGTCCCGGGTGAGAAGATCTACGTCGTTCCTCCGATGTCGGTGCCGGACGAGGACGAGGCCCGCTCGGCGGTCGCGGCGATGGACCATGACGCGGTTCGGCTGTTCGCCAAGCGGGCGGCGCTGGCGGAACCCGGGTTCATGGTTGTTGACCAGAACAGCGTCGACGTGAGCCGAATCTGCCGCCTGGTCGACGGGATCCCGCTTGCGATCGAGCTCGCTGCGGGAAGGGTCGGAAGCCTGACCGTGATTCAAGTCGCCGATCGACTCGAGGGTCGCCTCGAGCTGCTGGGAGGTGGCAGCAGAACCGGGGAGCACCGCCACCAGACGATGCTGGCCGCTCTGGAGTGGAGCTATGAGTTGCTGTCGGGCGAGGAGCGAGGGCTCCTTGCTCAGCTCGCAACCTTCCGCGGGAGCTTCGAGCTTGCTCAGGTTGAAGCCATCTGTCGGGTCGAAGGCGACGGCGAAGTCCTCGGGACCGTGATGGCTCTGGTGGAGAAGTCGTTGCTCACTCACGACCCGGCAACGGGCCGTTACCGGCTCCTCGAACCAGTACGGCGTTATGCCTGGGACAAGCTGGTGGAATCGGGGAAGGATCAGGCCCTTGCCCGAAGCCATGCGCTTTTCTTTGCCGACCTCGTTGACGATGCTTCCGATGTCGGGTTAACCGCAAGATTGAATCGACTCGAACAGGAACACGACAACGTGCGGGCGGCGTTGCGCTGGTCGCTCGAGACCGCCGATGGGGATCTCGCGTTGCGGATCGGCAGCGCCACCTGGGACTTCTGGAAGCTCCGGGGCCACCTGGCGGAAGGACTCTCATGGCTGGAGCGGGGACTGGATGCCTCGCACGAGGCGCCGCCGGCGGTGCGGGCGCGGGCGCTGCGGGGTGCCGGCGATCTGGCCAACGGGCAGGGTGATGTCGCCCGTGCCAGGCGGTACCTCGAGCAGTCTCTTCTTCTGGCTGAGGAGCTTGGTGACGACGCCGGCGCGGCCGAGAGCCTCACCAGGCTCGCCGCCATTCCTCACCGGGAGGGCAGACTCGTCGAGGCAACCCACTTGTACGAAGAGGCGCTGGCGCGGGAGCGCCGCGGTGATGACCCGTCCAGGGTGGGGCACATCCTTGCGAGCCTGGCCCTCCTTTCCGAGGATCAGGGCCACTCCGACCAGGCCGAGACGTATGCGGCCGAAGCACTACTGACCAGGCGGAAGACCGACGACATTTACGTTGCCGCCGATGCCCAACTCGCCTTGGGGGAGATCAGGATCAATCGCGGGGACCATGAGGCGGCTCGCGAGGCACTCGACTCAGCGCTGAGCGAGGCCCGTAAAGCCGGTTTTCCGGATGTCATCGGGTGGGCTACCGCATATCTGGGGAAGCTCGCCCTGAGCGAGGGTCGGATCGAGGATGGCGAACGGCTGCTTTCTGAGAGCCTGGCCATGTTCCAGCGGCTCGGTCTGCCCGTAGCCGCGGCATGGGCGATGCGCCACCTGGGCCGTGGTGTGCTCGAATTGGGGGATGTGACGCGAGCGGAGGCTCTTCTGCGGGAAGCGTTGCACATCTCACTTGCCCAGGTCAGGCCCGATGTCCCCCTCGTCCTACAAGCGATCGTCGAGCTCGAAGTGCGCCGGGGAAGTCTGGAGAAGGCGGCCACATTGTCGGGAGCCGCCGAGGCGACCCGGAAACAGATGGGTTTGAAACTGCCTACGCGGGAGCAGGCCGCCGCCGAAGCAGCGACTGACGAACTTCGGACTCAGCTGGGTGCGGAGCGGTTCGAGTATCTGGCTGAGCGCGGAGCGGCGATGAGCCTTGAGGAGGCCTGTGCCCACGCTGGAGAGTGGTGA